The Arcobacter sp. F155 nucleotide sequence GCAGTTTAAATAAAATTAAATGTTATTTATATATAATTTAATTTATTATATAAAAGGAGCAAGAAATGAAAAAAATATTCTTAGGACTAATGTTGAGTTGTGCATTTTTATTTGCATCAATTGACTTAAATAGCGCAAGTAAAGAGGAGTTGATGCAGATAAAAGGCATAGGTGAAAAAAAGGCTTCAATGATAATTGACTTTAGA carries:
- a CDS encoding helix-hairpin-helix domain-containing protein; translation: MKKIFLGLMLSCAFLFASIDLNSASKEELMQIKGIGEKKASMIIDFRKKQKINNPKDLLVLKGFGKGLIKNIEKDVKVKEAKK